The Populus nigra chromosome 4, ddPopNigr1.1, whole genome shotgun sequence genome contains the following window.
ATTAGTTTGTTAATTGAGGAAAATATgagctttaattttttgataatagaGAAATGGAAAGTGATGATTTGTCAAATTGTAATGATTTGGAAGTTAAGTTAGGGTTACAGAAGGGTTTGTCACAGAATTTGTTGAAACCTAGGGTTAGTAGAGAGATGgaaaaagaggagaagaaattCTTGGGGAAGAAAATTGAGGCTGGTATTGATTCTGATGATAATGAGCCTATTGGGTCTTTGTTCAGGTTGAAGAGACCTAGAAACCCTAAAAAAGCTAAGGTAGGTTTGGAGAAGGTTGAAGTTAGGGAAGCTAAGGATGAGGATCTGGGGGGGATGGATGATACACTTGCGAGTTTTAAGAAGAAGTTGAAAGGTCCTAAGAAGGATTTGGGATCTGTAAGTGCTAGTCATGATGATGGGTTATTGGATGTGAATGTGgagaagaaagaacaaaaatgcaAGGAGAGGGCGAGGAAAGTGTGGATTGATGGGAAGAGAGTGAGAACTGGGGGTGATGTTGTGGGTGATGATGTTTTGGAGGGTTTGCAATCCCAGGGTGCTTTATTAGAGAATCAAGGAGAGGAAAGTTGGTTGCCTGGTGAGAGTTCAAATCAGCCTTTGGATGGAAAGTTGGAAGATTCGATATCAGCCTTTTTTCAGAAGAAGCAATCGGGTTTGGCAAGGAAGTCTCGTGCAAATTCaagttttaaacaaattaacagGGTTCAGTGTTTGGATGACAGGTTGAGCCCTGGATCTGGAGTTGGTTCTGGGGGTTCAAAGGATGTGGCAGCGAGGACAATTGGATCAGGTTCTGTCTCAAGTGTGGTCTGCAAAGATCTGGAAGCTGAAAACAGTTTTCACACAGTTGCTGATTTGAGTTTGTTAGATTCTAGCTCTAGACAAATTTTGCATGAGAAAAACCAGAGGCTTGATAATGGGTTTTGTGAAACTTCCTATTTCACAAATGAGAACTCTGATAGAATTAAATGGATCCCTGCAACGAAGGATGAAACTATGAAATCCGATGACAAGAGACACGGTAAATCTTCAGAAGTTACCGCAGAGGTTTCTGCACCTGTATCACCAGCATTTTCATCTCAGGATGAGGTGATGGAAGATGAACAAATGCAGGACCCTTGCATCTCAAATACTCAAGAGGAACCTATGGTGGAACCTTGTAGTTCAGATAGGATTTGGAATGAAAGTCATTCTGCTTCAGGACATAATGACGGCTTGGAAACACACACTCTAAAGAATGGGTTAAGGCTTTGTTCTGTGAGTAAAGCAAGCTCCTTGAATGCAGTAGAACAACAATCTAAGGATGTTTCAGCTGCATGCATATCGAATGCAGAACCTCAAATTTCGTTATCTTCAGACGGAAGAGAAATTTCAGCTTCCTCTAGCCCTAATAGTCAAAATGAACTGCAGGATCTTGATTCAGTTCCTAAAAAGGAAAATGTTGAAATATCTGATGGTAGGTTATCTCCTGTCACTGTAATATCCGGGGAGGTCCATAAATCTTTGCACACAAACCACAATGGGAACTCCTTAGATTATCTGTCCATCAATGAAGAGGCCAATGGGCTGTCTCCTCCATCTGTAACTCctgaagaaaatgaaagttaTCTGGAAGATGCAGTGTTGGTGCCAGATTCTGATATTAAAGATGGTCACTTAGCAGCTGTCCAGCGTGCCGTGCGGAAGGCCAAAAAACGTAGACTTGGAGACATGGCTTATGAAGGGGATGCTGATTGGGAGATTCTGATAAATGAGCAACAATTTCTGGAAAATGACCATGCTCTTGAAAGTGACCGATCTCTTAGAACCAGAGAGAAGTCTGATTCCTCTTCAAATAGTGTGGAGGCTGAAAATGGCGGGATTGCAGCAGTTTCAGCTGGATTGAAAGCCCGTGCAGCAGGTCcagttgaaaagataaaatttaaggaGGTCTTAAAGCGCAAAGGTGGGCTTCAAGAATATCTGGAGTGCAggttagttatttatttttgacatcaagctTTGCATTGCATACATTACATTTCCGGTACagatttctttttgtgttttctttccttttcttgtttccaGTTACAGTTTGGAAGAGCTGCTTTTGTTATTTTCGGTGTTAGCAAGTTGACAGAACACCGATGGTTCCTTTTATGTTTCAGTGGCATTGATTATTTCCGTGTATGCTTTACATCGTTGTTTTTGCATACACAACTAATAGCCACCCTCCACCTCTTATGAATCAACTGTTAAGTATCATTCCAACAAGAGCAAAAGATCATGAAATCTTGGTGTGTTATTCCTGTTTATGTGCTGGAATATGCTGGGATATACACGTAGTCAACAACGTGTCCATCTTTCACTTGTTGCTATTTCTTGCTCTATACAATAGTATGTTTGAACTGGACATGCTATTTTATGGACAGTTATTATATCCAGTGGAAGGTGCCTTCTGTTAAGAAAGCATATTGCAATCATAGACTGGCCAATTGCTAGACTCCTAtttctttgaaataaaatatcatgataaTCTCAGTTTGCTTTGCAGTTTTTATAGCATAGCTTCTAAGAGCATCGATGTTGtggttattatatttaatattttggcTCTTTACAGTCTTCCTGTTTCAAAAACTAGAATTAGTCACCCTCCTAGTTTCTTGTTCTCCCCAACATGTTCTTGGGATGGCTTATGGTTACCCATAGTGGACTATGGACTGTGCCCCTCTTCCCATTGCTTACTCGTCTGCCTTGGTGTGTTCCAGGAATCGAATATTGTGTCTTTGGAGCAAAGACATTAGCCGTATATTGCCTCTTGCAGACTGTGGAGTCACTGAGATACCTTCCCAGGATGAATCACCTCGAGCTTCTCTAATAAGGCAAATTTATGGATTTCTTGATCATAGTGTAAGTTATGCTACTTTTGATTTTGTTCTTCCATGCACGTTCACAGCTGATGCCTccccataaataaataaataaatgtctGGTCTTTTGGTTTCAGTTACATCATGTCTGGCATATAAATGCTCATGTTGTGTTGACAGGGCTATATAAATGCTGGAATTGCTTCTGAGAAAGAGAGAGCAGAACCTAGTACCAATCACAATTATAaacttgttgaaaaaaaaacttttgagggAAATTCTGGAGCTTCAGTAGCTGATTTAGAGGATGGGGTCTCCTTTATCCTTGGCCAGGTTAAAAGTTCTGAAAATTCCTTGGAGCCAAAAAATGGAGTTTCAGTGGATAATCAAGACCTGGCATCAAAAGCTTTGAAAAGTGGGGAGCTTGTTACTCCAATGACACCAGATTTACCCAATGTCATGGAATATGAAGAATTACCAGCTGCTGGTATTCAGCAAAATAGTGCTAGCAATTCAAAGTTACCTAATGGACTGGCCAGCTTGGATCCTTTGAGTACTGATCCATCTTGCACAATGCTGGATGGCAGAACGGTGGTCACTTCCATAACCCCAGAGTTAAGGGATGACTTGCAGAGTGTTAAATCTAACTCTTGTGCCAATATAGGAGAAAGTCATAAATTGCTGTGTGATTCTGAAgacagaaagaaaataattgtcaTTGGAGCTGGTCCTGCTGGCTTATCTGCTGCACGTCACTTGCAACGTCAGGGTTTTTCTGCCATTATACTTGAGGCTCGAAGTAGAATAGGTGGTCGTGTTTATACAGATCGTTCTTCTCTTTCGGTCCCTGTAGATCTTGGGGCTAGTATTATAACTGGAGTTGAGGCTGATGTGACTACTGAAAGAAGACCAGACCCTTCCTCATTGATTTGTGCTCAGTTGGGCCTTGAGCTGACTCTGCTAAATAGTGATTGTCCTCTTTATGATGTTGTGACTAGAGAAAAAGTTCCTACAGATCTGGATGAAGAATTGGAATCTGAATACAACAGTCTTCTTGATGACATGGTATTGGTTATTGCTCAGAAAGGGCAGCATGCTATGAAAATGTCTCTGGAGGATGGTTTAAACTATGCACTGAAGACTCGTCGCATGGCTCATCCTGGACCCACTATTGATGAAACTGAATCAGGAATTGCAGTGGATACATTATATGATTCGAAAACTTGTAGTGTTGATGGTGGAGCTCATGAGAGGAGTTCCAAAGAGGAGATTCTGAGTCCCCTTGAGAGGAGGGTTATGGATTGGCATTTTGCTCATTTAGAGTATGGCTGTGCTGCTTCTCTCAAGGAAGTTTCTCTTCCCTACTGGAATCAAGATGATGTTTATGGAGGATTTGGAGGAGCTCATTGTATGATAAAAGGAGGTTACAGTAATGTTGTCGAGGCTCTTGGGGAAGGACTTCACATTCACTTGAACCATGTTGTCACAGATATCTCATATGGCATTAAAGATGCAGGAGCAAACGAAAGTCATCGGAGTAAAGTCAAAGTCTGCACCTTGAATGGCAGTGAGTTTTTGGGAGATGCTGTGCTGATTACTGTCC
Protein-coding sequences here:
- the LOC133691296 gene encoding lysine-specific histone demethylase 1 homolog 3-like gives rise to the protein MESDDLSNCNDLEVKLGLQKGLSQNLLKPRVSREMEKEEKKFLGKKIEAGIDSDDNEPIGSLFRLKRPRNPKKAKVGLEKVEVREAKDEDLGGMDDTLASFKKKLKGPKKDLGSVSASHDDGLLDVNVEKKEQKCKERARKVWIDGKRVRTGGDVVGDDVLEGLQSQGALLENQGEESWLPGESSNQPLDGKLEDSISAFFQKKQSGLARKSRANSSFKQINRVQCLDDRLSPGSGVGSGGSKDVAARTIGSGSVSSVVCKDLEAENSFHTVADLSLLDSSSRQILHEKNQRLDNGFCETSYFTNENSDRIKWIPATKDETMKSDDKRHGKSSEVTAEVSAPVSPAFSSQDEVMEDEQMQDPCISNTQEEPMVEPCSSDRIWNESHSASGHNDGLETHTLKNGLRLCSVSKASSLNAVEQQSKDVSAACISNAEPQISLSSDGREISASSSPNSQNELQDLDSVPKKENVEISDGRLSPVTVISGEVHKSLHTNHNGNSLDYLSINEEANGLSPPSVTPEENESYLEDAVLVPDSDIKDGHLAAVQRAVRKAKKRRLGDMAYEGDADWEILINEQQFLENDHALESDRSLRTREKSDSSSNSVEAENGGIAAVSAGLKARAAGPVEKIKFKEVLKRKGGLQEYLECRNRILCLWSKDISRILPLADCGVTEIPSQDESPRASLIRQIYGFLDHSGYINAGIASEKERAEPSTNHNYKLVEKKTFEGNSGASVADLEDGVSFILGQVKSSENSLEPKNGVSVDNQDLASKALKSGELVTPMTPDLPNVMEYEELPAAGIQQNSASNSKLPNGLASLDPLSTDPSCTMLDGRTVVTSITPELRDDLQSVKSNSCANIGESHKLLCDSEDRKKIIVIGAGPAGLSAARHLQRQGFSAIILEARSRIGGRVYTDRSSLSVPVDLGASIITGVEADVTTERRPDPSSLICAQLGLELTLLNSDCPLYDVVTREKVPTDLDEELESEYNSLLDDMVLVIAQKGQHAMKMSLEDGLNYALKTRRMAHPGPTIDETESGIAVDTLYDSKTCSVDGGAHERSSKEEILSPLERRVMDWHFAHLEYGCAASLKEVSLPYWNQDDVYGGFGGAHCMIKGGYSNVVEALGEGLHIHLNHVVTDISYGIKDAGANESHRSKVKVCTLNGSEFLGDAVLITVPLGCLKAETIKFSPPLPQWKRSSIQRLGFGVLNKVVLEFPVVFWDDSVDYFGATAEETDQRGHCFMFWNVKKTAGAPVLIALVVGKAAIDGQRMSSSDHVSHALMVLRKLFGESLVPDPVASVVTDWGRDPFSYGAYSYVAIGSSGEDYDILGRPVENSVFFAGEATCKEHPDTVGGAMMSGLREAVRIIDILSMGTDYTAEVEAMEGAQRHSEVERDEVRDITKRLEAVELSNVLYKNSLDRARLLTREALLRDMFFSAKTTAGRLHLAKMLLNLPVGTLKSFAGTRKGLAMLNSWILDSMGKDGTQLLRHCVRLLVLVSTDLLAVRLSGIGKTVKEKVCVHTSRDIRAIASQLVSVWLEVFRREKASNGGVKFSRHATLLDSSKRKSFSNSTTGKPPLRTHHGALEARGNSQVSAPTRGPLPSNPNMKKASSKLETLKDSSRQDTELREGNTAISEEEQAALAAAEAARAAARAAAQAYASSEAKCSTLVQLPKIPSFHKFARREQYAQMDEYDLRRKWSGGILGKQDCISEIDSRNCRVRDWSVDFSAACANFDSSRMSGDNLSQRSHSNEIACHMNFREQSGESSAVDSSLFTKAWVDTTGSAGIKDYHAIERWQCQAAAADSDFFHRAMRIKDEEDSNTSSRPPTRKHDGRANESSISQDTINKEPSKHRSRGPDRIKQAVVDFVSSLLMPVYKARKIDKEGYKSIMKKSATKVMEKATDAEKAMAVSEFLDFKRKNKIRAFVDKLIENHMAMKPAVEP